Proteins from a genomic interval of Pectinophora gossypiella chromosome 4, ilPecGoss1.1, whole genome shotgun sequence:
- the LOC126366474 gene encoding uncharacterized protein LOC126366474: MGKRKRSRSRSRSEIQRKVKKLERKLEKYKKHASRSSSSETVDNPERQWTTDEFENTDNFTNPDDIITLEDEEPLPGPSGLPTPPAATASHTSNNEELINEGQSVDEPSALDPEILQILGDDPNNLKEYGELLHKDLASRWSHIVMNGLDKEIKQELLKKYLTPENCKNLKAPKLNLEVKAALNDFSIKKDSYNQTKQNQLSSALAAIGSALNMILTSKDSSNQTNSDNPNSSGSFKREGDDAGTCRRDASKSHTSEAGAGTSARTTILAAHIQPRYGDAELQLACTNDDAEAIVNDQTVPPVACRPYPGGSEIIRTALVNSDLEPVNH; the protein is encoded by the exons ATGGGTAAACGAAAACGTTCAAGATCGAGATCTAGAAGCGAAATACAAAGAAAAGTGAAAAAATTGGAACGGAAactggaaaaatataaaaaacatgctTCAAGATCATCATCGTCGGAAACTGTTGATAATCCAG AAAGACAATGGACAAcggatgaattcgaaaacacagATAATTTCACAAATCCAGACGACATCATCACCTTAGAAGATGAGGAACCTTTACCTGGCCCATCAGGACTGCCAACCCCGCCAGCGGCCACTGCATCACATACATCCAACAATGAAGAACTCATTAACGAAGGTCAGTCGGTGGACGAACCCTCTGCTTTGGATCCTGAAATCCTTCAAATATTAGGCGATGATCCTAACAATCTAAAGGAGTATGGCGAACTTCTTCATAAAGACTTAGCATCAAGGTGGTCGCATATAGTAATGAACGGATTAGACAAAGAAATTAAGCAGGAACTTTTAAAAAAGTACCTTACACCTGAAAATTGTAAAAACCTAAAAGCACCTAAACTTAATTTGGAAGTTAAAGCTGCACTGAATGACTTCAGCATAAAGAAGGATTCCTATAATCAGACGAAGCAAAATCAGCTGTCGAGCGCACTTGCCGCTATAGGATCAGCCTTAAATATGATACTTACATCAAAAGATTCGTCAAACCAA ACAAACTCCGACAATCCAAACTCATCGGGGAGCTTTAAACGCGAGGGGGACGACGCGGGTACCTGTCGGCGGGACGCGTCGAAATCCCACACCTCGGAGGCCGGCGCAGGCACCAGTGCGAGAACAACAATACTCGCAGCACACATCCAACCCCGCTACGGCGACGCGGAATTACAACTCGCGTGCACGAACGACGACGCGGAGGCGATAGTAAATGATCAG ACAGTGCCACCCGTTGCATGCAGACCTTATCCTGGTGGCAGCGAAATTATCAGGACGGCGCTAGTCAACTCCG ACCTGGAGCCTGTCAACCATTAA